Within Synechococcus sp. NB0720_010, the genomic segment ACGTGGACCCGAATGGCGTCGGTGTCGGTGTCCATCCCGACCAACAGCAGATCCACCGAGGCTCCGCAGCAGAAGCTGTTCTCAACGGCCTGCTGGAAATCCTGTAGGCGCTGCAGGCCCTGGGCGGCAGCTGCCGTGTCGTCGCTGCCATGGGCAGCACAGCCCTCATGGCAGGGGTCCTTCGAGCTGAAGTGGTAGACGACGGTCTTGAGGTACCGGGTGTCGGCGTGGGCTGGATTGGGGAGCCCTTCGCGATAGCGGCGGTGTTCGGTCTTGACCCAGCGATCAACGGTGTTTTCCACGTCGAACATCGCTCCCGCGTGGGAGCGGCGGCGGACCGAGCTGAAGGGCAGCCTCAGGGCGTAGGCAATGGCATGGGCGAGGCGGCCATCGGCGCAGGGCGTGACATCCAGCAGATGGAAGCCGCACTCCAGCAAGAAGGTGTTGAAGGCTTCGGCATCAGCGCTGCCGGCCTGCGCTGCAAGGGGGTCGTCGTTGAAAAAGGAGAGGCTGGCCTGTTCATAGGCCTCAAACACACACCAAGCGAACAGGGTGCGCATGTCCAGCTGGCTGGTCCAGGCGGTCTCCAAGACCGGCTGGGGCAGCTCATGGCCGAGTTCACCGACGGCCAGGCGCTGGGCTTGCTCAACAAAGTTGTTTTCGTGCTGAAGCGCAGAGAGACGCTTCAGGACAGGCACGATCCGATCAAAGGAACCGAGGGTTTGCTCCTCGTAGGCCCGCAGTGCGGCGTTGGCCTGGCCGTTGCTCAGGGGATGCAGACCACCGGAGTGAACGGGGCCGCTGGAGCGGCGGTCCAGGACGACTTGGGTCGCCACCGGGCGCACCCTGCGTGGATTGCTCAGCTTGGACTTGATCTCAGCAACGGCTGAGGTCTTGCCCCGCACGCGGCTCGCCCTGGAGCTGCCAATGCGGGAGGCGTTCGCCAGTTCACGCTGACGCAGAACCTTGCTCAAGGCGCTGCTGGGGTTGAGCTCAGCGGGGGATTCCGCTGGGCCTGCTGACTCCTGGACCCCAGTGCCGTTTTGGCGGCGGCTGGGGGCCGTGGGAGCAAGCGGCCGCTCGTTAGTGGCGGAACGCCGACGCATTGCGGAGTGCTCCTTAGCCCCGGGCGCCGCCGGAGACCGTGATCAGGGAACCCTGATCGGTGCTGCCGCTGGAGCCGGTCACCTTGTTGTTCGGAGCAGGGACTTCCTGGTTGCGCTTGTTCTGGGCGCCAGGCATCCCGCTCATCGGGCCAACGCGGGTGGGGTTGCGGCGACGGGCAGATCTGCCCTCGGTGCCGGTGACGCGGTCTCCGCGATCCCAGTCGTCGCCGGTGATCTTGGTGCCGGAACCCTCACCGGTGACCCGGGAGACGGGCTCTTCAGCAGCGGCGATGGCGGCGGGCTGTTGCGCCTGGGCCAGACGCTGGTTGGCGCGACGGTCGAAGCGGAACTGCTCAGTGCCGGTGATCTTGCCGCTGGCCATGTCGAAAGGGCCAGTGATCCTTCCGCCTTGCTCGTAGGTGCTGCCGGTCACACGACCGGTGCTTTCGCGCTCCTGTTGGGCGGCGCGGGCAGGGGACTGAACACTGAACTGTTGCCAGTCAGCACCATTCAGAGCCTGGGGAAAGTCAGCATCGCGGCTGGGGGCGGTGCCACAGGCGCTGGCCTGTTGATCGGCGCCGACGTAGGGAGTACCGGTGACGTCTTCGCAGGCGCCACGCTCGGCGCCGGTCAGGGAACCACCAATGCCGGGCTGAATGCCGGTCATGCGGTTGGCGTTGCGAACGGGAGTCCGCTCACGGACAGCACGGACGGCAGCGGTGTTGCAGAAATCACCAGCCTGCTCGAGCCCGGCGTAGGGGGTGCCGGTGACGACTTTGCAGCTACCGGGTTCATCACCGGTGACCTTTTCGGAGCGACCGGTGCGGCTGCCGCTGACGACCTGGTTGCGGTTGGTGATGCTGAAGCCCACCTTGGCGGCTTCGGGCGCAGGGCGAGTGCCACAGAAGCTGTCGAACTGCTGACTACCGATGTATTCATCGCCAGTCACGTTGCGGCAGCTGCCGGCCTCATCGCCGGTGACCCGCTCGCTGCGGCCCACGGAGGTCCCGGTCACGCCGGTGCCACGCAGGGTGTTTTGGCTGCTGACCTTGGTCGCGGCACGGCCAGGAACACTGGCGTCGGAACCGAGGTATTGATCGCCGGTCAGATGGCGGCCTGAACCAGCCTCATCGCCAGTGACGCGCTCGCTGCGGCCCACCATGACGCCGCTGACGGCTTGGCCGCCCAGGGTCTGGCTGCGGCCCACCTTGCGGACCGAGGGGTCAACGCCACCGCAGTAGGACGCGGACTGGTTGGCCGAGATGTACTCGGTGCCGGTGACGCTCTTGCAGGTGCCGGGCTCATCGCCGGTCACTTTTTCGCTG encodes:
- a CDS encoding carboxysome shell carbonic anhydrase translates to MRRRSATNERPLAPTAPSRRQNGTGVQESAGPAESPAELNPSSALSKVLRQRELANASRIGSSRASRVRGKTSAVAEIKSKLSNPRRVRPVATQVVLDRRSSGPVHSGGLHPLSNGQANAALRAYEEQTLGSFDRIVPVLKRLSALQHENNFVEQAQRLAVGELGHELPQPVLETAWTSQLDMRTLFAWCVFEAYEQASLSFFNDDPLAAQAGSADAEAFNTFLLECGFHLLDVTPCADGRLAHAIAYALRLPFSSVRRRSHAGAMFDVENTVDRWVKTEHRRYREGLPNPAHADTRYLKTVVYHFSSKDPCHEGCAAHGSDDTAAAAQGLQRLQDFQQAVENSFCCGASVDLLLVGMDTDTDAIRVHVPSADGKTNLESWLDARDVYAATRSMRADQARIEIENQVKAAAAATPDEGMVKLISRLMENNLSQIDYVRQYHGGSYTDFGHAERFIGVGIGFKEIHLRNLTYFAYMDTVEEGAPDLDVGVKIFKGLNVSRGLPIPVVLRFDYHGAVPGARERAIQHCERVKAAIEARYSELCEQGLLHTLLTVRDRDRHVPAETVSSSITFNTGGGH
- a CDS encoding CsoS2 family carboxysome shell protein; protein product: MATKSSREAALERRKALTDGGKKATGRYGSGGGRVRSVADARPTRTNAAPSSAPRPAAAEAPAAAPAPTRQLSAPSSHRSSAGKRVSNPSRDLVLSRREAMTRGGKRADTSKDRTRTDVAKEAPKAASAPAAEHKCKCQETTSDTSSSRSASLSLSTERPSSSSRAAAGNRPAARKGTAVHNASRALVLARREALSKRGKSASTAAKSGAAAVARQINPDLSARELAQKVRELKSKTGSAGTARNSGTRPSGPNRHGAKQAAAADAAWKVGVSETLSGQTVTGTQANRSAKTTGNEAATCRSITGTEYLGAEVFQTFCGGQPAGSNQPAKVRVTATSHGNRVTGNEVGRSEKVTGDEPGTCKSVTGTEYISANQSASYCGGVDPSVRKVGRSQTLGGQAVSGVMVGRSERVTGDEAGSGRHLTGDQYLGSDASVPGRAATKVSSQNTLRGTGVTGTSVGRSERVTGDEAGSCRNVTGDEYIGSQQFDSFCGTRPAPEAAKVGFSITNRNQVVSGSRTGRSEKVTGDEPGSCKVVTGTPYAGLEQAGDFCNTAAVRAVRERTPVRNANRMTGIQPGIGGSLTGAERGACEDVTGTPYVGADQQASACGTAPSRDADFPQALNGADWQQFSVQSPARAAQQERESTGRVTGSTYEQGGRITGPFDMASGKITGTEQFRFDRRANQRLAQAQQPAAIAAAEEPVSRVTGEGSGTKITGDDWDRGDRVTGTEGRSARRRNPTRVGPMSGMPGAQNKRNQEVPAPNNKVTGSSGSTDQGSLITVSGGARG